The Malus sylvestris chromosome 12, drMalSylv7.2, whole genome shotgun sequence genome contains a region encoding:
- the LOC126592051 gene encoding receptor-like protein kinase FERONIA — protein sequence MSRFFNNLWKKGAPYSSDHRRKPSDPDRDEAKWAFPEELCRRFSLAEIIAATQNFNARLRIGSTRNLSFKINGLIDKFLVFDRLEGPKTRKDGVNVDAAGVVYKGYINLDGVTSTVAIKRITGGHSYIQQEREFKAEVQLLCQLRHPNLISLIGFCQEKGECFIVCNYMSNGPLSDFLFNPYNNNRYPLSWKQRLNICIEVARGIHYLHAGVKHAVIHRNLKCDTILLDQSLEARLSNFRLSKMGPPTLSNALIRLNSNSGVSGTFGYLDPEYALSGQLTEKSDVFSFGVVLFEILSAKHSTEIPGIHMTLPADILDPSLMGTTAPDCLIKYLDIIQRCVRPTGAQRPTMGEAEVELEHAVELQERADAEKELRTTITPLGRPAECAYDYQGISVSEINDAFSFLRVSPTGSADLGSNSINVSVLSGDSGSGFEYSGR from the coding sequence ATGTCACGTTTCTTCAATAATTTGTGGAAGAAAGGTGCACCATATTCATCCGATCATAGAAGAAAACCTTCGGATCCAGATCGAGATGAAGCTAAATGGGCGTTTCCAGAAGAATTGTGTCGTCGGTTTTCACTCGCGGAGATCATAGCAGCAACTCAGAACTTCAATGCGAGGTTACGGATTGGCAGTACCAGAAATTTGtcatttaaaattaatggcCTAATAGATAAGTTTTTGGTGTTCGATCGCCTTGAGGGTCCGAAAACAAGAAAAGACGGTGTTAATGTCGATGCTGCAGGTGTCGTCTACAAAGGATACATCAACCTCGACGGGGTAACTTCCACGGTTGCTATAAAGCGTATTACAGGTGGACATTCATATATTCAGCAGGAACGCGAGTTCAAGGCGGAGGTGCAGCTACTGTGTCAGTTGCGCCACCCCAATTTAATCTCGCTAATCGGATTCTGCCAAGAAAAGGGAGAGTGCTTCATTGTTTGCAACTACATGTCCAATGGTCCCCTCTCTGACTTCCTTTTCAATCCTTATAACAATAATAGGTATCCGTTGTCTTGGAAGCAACGGCTGAATATCTGCATCGAGGTGGCGCGCGGAATACACTACCTTCACGCGGGGGTTAAGCATGCGGTCATCCATCGCAACCTGAAATGCGACACCATTCTATTGGATCAAAGCTTGGAGGCCAGGCTTTCTAACTTCCGGCTGTCCAAGATGGGTCCTCCTACTTTGTCAAACGCATTAATCAGATTGAACTCCAATTCCGGGGTGTCAGGTACATTCGGGTATCTTGATCCAGAGTATGCTTTGTCCGGCCAGCTTACGGAAAAATCTGATGTCTTCTCATTCGGAGTGGTGTTATTCGAAATATTGTCTGCCAAACATTCGACAGAGATACCAGGAATACATATGACTCTCCCAGCTGATATTCTGGATCCATCTCTCATGGGAACAACAGCTCCGGATTGTTTGATAAAATATTTGGACATCATCCAAAGATGTGTCCGCCCTACGGGAGCCCAACGGCCAACGATGGGTGAAGCGGAGGTGGAACTTGAGCATGCGGTGGAGCTGCAGGAGAGAGCAGATGCCGAAAAGGAGTTGAGGACAACTATCACTCCTCTTGGTCGTCCTGCTGAATGTGCCTACGATTATCAAGGGATATCAGTTTCCGAAATTAATGATGCTTTCTCGTTTCTGAGAGTTAGCCCGACCGGGTCTGCTGATCTTGGTTCAAATAGTATTAACGTTTCAGTACTTTCTGGTGACAGTGGCTCTGGATTCGAATATTCCGGGCGGTAA
- the LOC126593005 gene encoding vacuolar protein sorting-associated protein 54, chloroplastic-like isoform X1 encodes MNRNHNYKNSSNASNKEMVIMDARPGKLNSRSNSISDPNTSQSLASILNNPNASDASSWVGWWSSSASVSPPEFAPLVPKSASDSVTRSDFQPYLASVSDHYNRFADILNHVKKEKSDVDSIGGQGEALVACLREVPALYFKEDFALEDGATFRSACPFTNVSENLVLQEKLSHYLDVVELHLVKEISLRSNSFFEAQGQLQDLNVKIVEGCSRIRELKETILLLDVDLVDCARQIHDLNETRSNLLALQQKLRLILYVNQALSALKLLVASADCAGALDVTDDLQHLLDGDELTGLHCFHHLRDRVAASIESINSILSAEFMRASIHDAGDTDVIIISRVKARASSLMNGEGEDGEQIKLDDEETSNFQDRLLPVIIGLLRTAKLPSVLRLYRDQLTADMKTAIKNAVAELLPILVSRPLESDFTPGERVDADGFGASLASKLRSLSSESFIQLLSAIFLIVRAHLMRAAEVKKAIEWIMCNLDGHYAANSVAAAIAVGAAAAETAQEGDGQGGLLMPYSPHRVATKALSIQGKANDATSPSNISKNFRADVLRENTEAVVAACDAAHGRWAKLLGVRALLHPRLRLQEFLSIYNITQDFITATEKIGGRPGFSIRGTIQSQAKAFMDFQHESRMAKIKAVLDQETWVEVDVPDEFQIIVTSLFSSESLVSQNLDAVQDNTETSYNEVATNSNSSHAAETESSVAEQQSKGADSSETSADVTVKETPKSDGTEKNKADVANSVAQNNHSNKERGKSTSQSLFYKGVGFHMVNCGLILMKMLSEYIDMNNFFPTLSSEVVHRIVEILKFFNTRTCQLVLGAGAMQVSGLKSITSKHLALASQVISFTYAIIPEIRQILFQKVPETRKALLLSEIDRVAQDYKVHRDEIHTKLVQIMRERLLVHLRGLPQIVESWNRPEEADPQPSQFARSLTKEVGYLQRVLTRTLHEVDVQAIFRQVILVFHSQISEAFSRLEISTPQAKDRLRRDVKHILGCIRCLPSDKMSESSIPNWGQLDEFLVQRFGEEAS; translated from the exons ATGAACCGGAACCACAATTACAAGAACAGCAGCAATGCCTCCAACAAAGAGATGGTAATCATGGACGCCCGACCCGGAAAGTTGAACAGCCGATCCAATTCCATATCCGACCCGAACACCAGCCAAAGCCTCGCCTCcatcctcaacaaccccaatGCCTCCGACGCCTCCTCCTGGGTCGGCTGGTGGTCCTCCTCCGCCTCCGTCTCCCCGCCCGAATTCGCTCCTCTCGTGCCTAAATCGGCATCGGACTCCGTGACCCGATCCGACTTCCAGCCTTACCTCGCCTCCGTCTCCGATCACTACAACCGCTTCGCGGACATCCTCAACCACGTCAAGAAGGAGAAATCCGACGTCGACTCCATCGGCGGCCAAGGAGAAGCCCTCGTCGCGTGCCTCCGGGAAGTCCCGGCGCTCTATTTCAAGGAGGACTTCGCCCTGGAAGACGGCGCCACGTTCCGTTCGGCGTGCCCGTTCACGAACGTCTCCGAGAACCTGGTGCTGCAGGAGAAGCTGTCGCATTACTTGGACGTGGTGGAGCTTCACTTGGTGAAGGAGATCTCGCTGCGTTCCAACTCCTTCTTTGAGGCCCAGGGGCAGTTGCAGGACTTGAACGTCAAGATCGTCGAGGGATGCAGTCGGATTCGAGAGCTCAAGGAGACAATTTTGCTCTTGGATGTCGATTTGGTCGACTGCGCAAGGCAGATTCATGATCTGAATGAAACCAGGAGCAATTTGTTGGCTCTGCAGCAGAAATTGAGGCTCATTTTATACGTCAATCAAGCTCTTTCGGCACTTAAACTC CTTGTTGCCTCTGCAGATTGTGCTGGAGCCTTGGACGTCACAGATGATTTACAGCATTTGCTG GATGGGGATGAGCTTACTGGTCTACATTGCTTTCATCACCTCCGGGATCGTGTAGCTGCTTCAATTGAATCGATAAATAG CATTCTTTCTGCAGAGTTTATGCGTGCTTCAATACACGATGCCGGAGATACAGATGTTATAATTATATCCAGAGTGAAAGCAAGGGCATCTAGTCTCATGAATGGAGAAGGAGAAGATGGTGAA CAGATTAAGTTGGATGATGAAGAAACCTCCAATTTTCAAGATCGTCTTCTTCCTGTCATCATTGGATTGCTTAGAACT GCCAAGCTCCCTTCTGTGTTGAGGTTATATCGTGACCAACTTACAGCTGACATGAAGACTGCTATTAAAAATGCGGTTGCAGAGCTGCTTCCCATTCTTGTTTCACGACCACTGGAGTCAGATTTTACACCTGGAGAGCGAGTTGATGCAGATG GTTTTGGCGCATCACTTGCGAGCAAGTTGAGGAGCCTGTCATCTGAGAGCTTTATTCAACTTTTAAGTGCTATTTTTCTAATTGTAAGG GCACATCTAATGCGGGCTGCTGAAGTGAAGAAGGCCATTGAATGGATTATGTGCAACCTTGATGGTCACTATGCAGCCAATTCAGTTGCTGCAGCGATTGCAGTTGGTGCTGCGGCTGCAGAAACAGCTCAAGAGGGTGATGGTCAAGGTGGCTTGCTTATGCCATATTCACCCCATAGGGTTGCTACAAAGGCACTTTCAATTCAAGGGAAAGCTAATGATGCAACAAGTCCTTCAAACATCTCTAAGAATTTTAG AGCTGATGTGTTACGAGAAAACACAGAAGCTGTTGTTGCAGCATGTGATGCTGCTCATGGAAGATGGGCAAAACTACTCGGTGTTCGTGCTCTTCTTCATCCAAGGTTGAGATTGCAGGAGTTTTTGAGCATATATAACATCACCCAAGACTTTATAACAGCTACAGAGAAG ATAGGGGGAAGGCCGGGATTTAGCATCAGGGGAACAATACAGTCACAGGCCAAAGCCTTTATGGATTTTCAGCATGAATCTCGT ATGGCAAAAATTAAGGCAGTTCTTGACCAAGAAACTTGGGTGGAAGTGGATGTTCCTGATGAATTTCAGATCATTGTCACTTCACTATTTAGTTCTGAATCATTGGTTTCCCAGAACCTGGATGCTGTCCAAGATAATACGGAAACAAGTTACAATGAGGTGGCCACAAACAGTAATAGTTCACATGCAGCAGAAACGGAATCATCAGTTGCTGAACAGCAATCTAAAGGGGCGGATTCTAGTGAAACATCTGCGGATGTTACTGTAAAGGAGACACCAAAGTCTGATGGAACTGAGAAAAATAAGGCTGATGTTGCAAATTCTGTTGCTCAAAATAACCATAGCAATAAGGAGCGAGGAAAATCAACCTCTCAAAGCCTTTTCTACAAAGGTGTTGGTTTTCACATGGTAAACTG TGGCTTGATATTGATGAAGATGTTGTCAGAATACATTGATATGAACAACTTTTTCCCAACACTGTCCTCAGAAGTTGTTCATCGTATtgtagaaattttaaaatttttcaatACAAGAACGTGTCAGCTTGTTCTTGGTGCTGGTGCCATGCAG GTATCCGGTTTAAAGTCTATTACTTCTAAACACTTGGCCTTGGCAAGTCAAGTCATCAGTTTTACGTATGCTATTATTCCTG AAATCAGGcaaattctttttcaaaaaGTGCCAGAGACAAGAAAGGCATTGCTGCTATCAGAAATTGATCGAGTAGCTCAG GATTATAAGGTTCACAGAGATGAAATACACACCAAGCTAGTTCAAATCATGAGAGAAAGGTTATTGGTTCATCTACGCGGGTTGCCCCAAATTGTAGAGAGCTGGAATAGACCTGAAGAGGCTGATCCACAGCCTAGCCAGTT
- the LOC126593005 gene encoding vacuolar protein sorting-associated protein 54, chloroplastic-like isoform X3 — protein sequence MNRNHNYKNSSNASNKEMVIMDARPGKLNSRSNSISDPNTSQSLASILNNPNASDASSWVGWWSSSASVSPPEFAPLVPKSASDSVTRSDFQPYLASVSDHYNRFADILNHVKKEKSDVDSIGGQGEALVACLREVPALYFKEDFALEDGATFRSACPFTNVSENLVLQEKLSHYLDVVELHLVKEISLRSNSFFEAQGQLQDLNVKIVEGCSRIRELKETILLLDVDLVDCARQIHDLNETRSNLLALQQKLRLILYVNQALSALKLLVASADCAGALDVTDDLQHLLDGDELTGLHCFHHLRDRVAASIESINSILSAEFMRASIHDAGDTDVIIISRVKARASSLMNGEGEDGEQIKLDDEETSNFQDRLLPVIIGLLRTAKLPSVLRLYRDQLTADMKTAIKNAVAELLPILVSRPLESDFTPGERVDADGFGASLASKLRSLSSESFIQLLSAIFLIVRAHLMRAAEVKKAIEWIMCNLDGHYAANSVAAAIAVGAAAAETAQEGDGQGGLLMPYSPHRVATKALSIQGKANDATSPSNISKNFRADVLRENTEAVVAACDAAHGRWAKLLGVRALLHPRLRLQEFLSIYNITQDFITATEKIGGRPGFSIRGTIQSQAKAFMDFQHESRMAKIKAVLDQETWVEVDVPDEFQIIVTSLFSSESLVSQNLDAVQDNTETSYNEVATNSNSSHAAETESSVAEQQSKGADSSETSADVTVKETPKSDGTEKNKADVANSVAQNNHSNKERGKSTSQSLFYKGVGFHMVNCGLILMKMLSEYIDMNNFFPTLSSEVVHRIVEILKFFNTRTCQLVLGAGAMQVSGLKSITSKHLALASQVISFTYAIIPGKFFFKKCQRQERHCCYQKLIE from the exons ATGAACCGGAACCACAATTACAAGAACAGCAGCAATGCCTCCAACAAAGAGATGGTAATCATGGACGCCCGACCCGGAAAGTTGAACAGCCGATCCAATTCCATATCCGACCCGAACACCAGCCAAAGCCTCGCCTCcatcctcaacaaccccaatGCCTCCGACGCCTCCTCCTGGGTCGGCTGGTGGTCCTCCTCCGCCTCCGTCTCCCCGCCCGAATTCGCTCCTCTCGTGCCTAAATCGGCATCGGACTCCGTGACCCGATCCGACTTCCAGCCTTACCTCGCCTCCGTCTCCGATCACTACAACCGCTTCGCGGACATCCTCAACCACGTCAAGAAGGAGAAATCCGACGTCGACTCCATCGGCGGCCAAGGAGAAGCCCTCGTCGCGTGCCTCCGGGAAGTCCCGGCGCTCTATTTCAAGGAGGACTTCGCCCTGGAAGACGGCGCCACGTTCCGTTCGGCGTGCCCGTTCACGAACGTCTCCGAGAACCTGGTGCTGCAGGAGAAGCTGTCGCATTACTTGGACGTGGTGGAGCTTCACTTGGTGAAGGAGATCTCGCTGCGTTCCAACTCCTTCTTTGAGGCCCAGGGGCAGTTGCAGGACTTGAACGTCAAGATCGTCGAGGGATGCAGTCGGATTCGAGAGCTCAAGGAGACAATTTTGCTCTTGGATGTCGATTTGGTCGACTGCGCAAGGCAGATTCATGATCTGAATGAAACCAGGAGCAATTTGTTGGCTCTGCAGCAGAAATTGAGGCTCATTTTATACGTCAATCAAGCTCTTTCGGCACTTAAACTC CTTGTTGCCTCTGCAGATTGTGCTGGAGCCTTGGACGTCACAGATGATTTACAGCATTTGCTG GATGGGGATGAGCTTACTGGTCTACATTGCTTTCATCACCTCCGGGATCGTGTAGCTGCTTCAATTGAATCGATAAATAG CATTCTTTCTGCAGAGTTTATGCGTGCTTCAATACACGATGCCGGAGATACAGATGTTATAATTATATCCAGAGTGAAAGCAAGGGCATCTAGTCTCATGAATGGAGAAGGAGAAGATGGTGAA CAGATTAAGTTGGATGATGAAGAAACCTCCAATTTTCAAGATCGTCTTCTTCCTGTCATCATTGGATTGCTTAGAACT GCCAAGCTCCCTTCTGTGTTGAGGTTATATCGTGACCAACTTACAGCTGACATGAAGACTGCTATTAAAAATGCGGTTGCAGAGCTGCTTCCCATTCTTGTTTCACGACCACTGGAGTCAGATTTTACACCTGGAGAGCGAGTTGATGCAGATG GTTTTGGCGCATCACTTGCGAGCAAGTTGAGGAGCCTGTCATCTGAGAGCTTTATTCAACTTTTAAGTGCTATTTTTCTAATTGTAAGG GCACATCTAATGCGGGCTGCTGAAGTGAAGAAGGCCATTGAATGGATTATGTGCAACCTTGATGGTCACTATGCAGCCAATTCAGTTGCTGCAGCGATTGCAGTTGGTGCTGCGGCTGCAGAAACAGCTCAAGAGGGTGATGGTCAAGGTGGCTTGCTTATGCCATATTCACCCCATAGGGTTGCTACAAAGGCACTTTCAATTCAAGGGAAAGCTAATGATGCAACAAGTCCTTCAAACATCTCTAAGAATTTTAG AGCTGATGTGTTACGAGAAAACACAGAAGCTGTTGTTGCAGCATGTGATGCTGCTCATGGAAGATGGGCAAAACTACTCGGTGTTCGTGCTCTTCTTCATCCAAGGTTGAGATTGCAGGAGTTTTTGAGCATATATAACATCACCCAAGACTTTATAACAGCTACAGAGAAG ATAGGGGGAAGGCCGGGATTTAGCATCAGGGGAACAATACAGTCACAGGCCAAAGCCTTTATGGATTTTCAGCATGAATCTCGT ATGGCAAAAATTAAGGCAGTTCTTGACCAAGAAACTTGGGTGGAAGTGGATGTTCCTGATGAATTTCAGATCATTGTCACTTCACTATTTAGTTCTGAATCATTGGTTTCCCAGAACCTGGATGCTGTCCAAGATAATACGGAAACAAGTTACAATGAGGTGGCCACAAACAGTAATAGTTCACATGCAGCAGAAACGGAATCATCAGTTGCTGAACAGCAATCTAAAGGGGCGGATTCTAGTGAAACATCTGCGGATGTTACTGTAAAGGAGACACCAAAGTCTGATGGAACTGAGAAAAATAAGGCTGATGTTGCAAATTCTGTTGCTCAAAATAACCATAGCAATAAGGAGCGAGGAAAATCAACCTCTCAAAGCCTTTTCTACAAAGGTGTTGGTTTTCACATGGTAAACTG TGGCTTGATATTGATGAAGATGTTGTCAGAATACATTGATATGAACAACTTTTTCCCAACACTGTCCTCAGAAGTTGTTCATCGTATtgtagaaattttaaaatttttcaatACAAGAACGTGTCAGCTTGTTCTTGGTGCTGGTGCCATGCAG GTATCCGGTTTAAAGTCTATTACTTCTAAACACTTGGCCTTGGCAAGTCAAGTCATCAGTTTTACGTATGCTATTATTCCTG GcaaattctttttcaaaaaGTGCCAGAGACAAGAAAGGCATTGCTGCTATCAGAAATTGATCGAGTAG
- the LOC126593005 gene encoding vacuolar protein sorting-associated protein 54, chloroplastic-like isoform X2: protein MNRNHNYKNSSNASNKEMVIMDARPGKLNSRSNSISDPNTSQSLASILNNPNASDASSWVGWWSSSASVSPPEFAPLVPKSASDSVTRSDFQPYLASVSDHYNRFADILNHVKKEKSDVDSIGGQGEALVACLREVPALYFKEDFALEDGATFRSACPFTNVSENLVLQEKLSHYLDVVELHLVKEISLRSNSFFEAQGQLQDLNVKIVEGCSRIRELKETILLLDVDLVDCARQIHDLNETRSNLLALQQKLRLILYVNQALSALKLLVASADCAGALDVTDDLQHLLDGDELTGLHCFHHLRDRVAASIESINSILSAEFMRASIHDAGDTDVIIISRVKARASSLMNGEGEDGEIKLDDEETSNFQDRLLPVIIGLLRTAKLPSVLRLYRDQLTADMKTAIKNAVAELLPILVSRPLESDFTPGERVDADGFGASLASKLRSLSSESFIQLLSAIFLIVRAHLMRAAEVKKAIEWIMCNLDGHYAANSVAAAIAVGAAAAETAQEGDGQGGLLMPYSPHRVATKALSIQGKANDATSPSNISKNFRADVLRENTEAVVAACDAAHGRWAKLLGVRALLHPRLRLQEFLSIYNITQDFITATEKIGGRPGFSIRGTIQSQAKAFMDFQHESRMAKIKAVLDQETWVEVDVPDEFQIIVTSLFSSESLVSQNLDAVQDNTETSYNEVATNSNSSHAAETESSVAEQQSKGADSSETSADVTVKETPKSDGTEKNKADVANSVAQNNHSNKERGKSTSQSLFYKGVGFHMVNCGLILMKMLSEYIDMNNFFPTLSSEVVHRIVEILKFFNTRTCQLVLGAGAMQVSGLKSITSKHLALASQVISFTYAIIPEIRQILFQKVPETRKALLLSEIDRVAQDYKVHRDEIHTKLVQIMRERLLVHLRGLPQIVESWNRPEEADPQPSQFARSLTKEVGYLQRVLTRTLHEVDVQAIFRQVILVFHSQISEAFSRLEISTPQAKDRLRRDVKHILGCIRCLPSDKMSESSIPNWGQLDEFLVQRFGEEAS from the exons ATGAACCGGAACCACAATTACAAGAACAGCAGCAATGCCTCCAACAAAGAGATGGTAATCATGGACGCCCGACCCGGAAAGTTGAACAGCCGATCCAATTCCATATCCGACCCGAACACCAGCCAAAGCCTCGCCTCcatcctcaacaaccccaatGCCTCCGACGCCTCCTCCTGGGTCGGCTGGTGGTCCTCCTCCGCCTCCGTCTCCCCGCCCGAATTCGCTCCTCTCGTGCCTAAATCGGCATCGGACTCCGTGACCCGATCCGACTTCCAGCCTTACCTCGCCTCCGTCTCCGATCACTACAACCGCTTCGCGGACATCCTCAACCACGTCAAGAAGGAGAAATCCGACGTCGACTCCATCGGCGGCCAAGGAGAAGCCCTCGTCGCGTGCCTCCGGGAAGTCCCGGCGCTCTATTTCAAGGAGGACTTCGCCCTGGAAGACGGCGCCACGTTCCGTTCGGCGTGCCCGTTCACGAACGTCTCCGAGAACCTGGTGCTGCAGGAGAAGCTGTCGCATTACTTGGACGTGGTGGAGCTTCACTTGGTGAAGGAGATCTCGCTGCGTTCCAACTCCTTCTTTGAGGCCCAGGGGCAGTTGCAGGACTTGAACGTCAAGATCGTCGAGGGATGCAGTCGGATTCGAGAGCTCAAGGAGACAATTTTGCTCTTGGATGTCGATTTGGTCGACTGCGCAAGGCAGATTCATGATCTGAATGAAACCAGGAGCAATTTGTTGGCTCTGCAGCAGAAATTGAGGCTCATTTTATACGTCAATCAAGCTCTTTCGGCACTTAAACTC CTTGTTGCCTCTGCAGATTGTGCTGGAGCCTTGGACGTCACAGATGATTTACAGCATTTGCTG GATGGGGATGAGCTTACTGGTCTACATTGCTTTCATCACCTCCGGGATCGTGTAGCTGCTTCAATTGAATCGATAAATAG CATTCTTTCTGCAGAGTTTATGCGTGCTTCAATACACGATGCCGGAGATACAGATGTTATAATTATATCCAGAGTGAAAGCAAGGGCATCTAGTCTCATGAATGGAGAAGGAGAAGATGGTGAA ATTAAGTTGGATGATGAAGAAACCTCCAATTTTCAAGATCGTCTTCTTCCTGTCATCATTGGATTGCTTAGAACT GCCAAGCTCCCTTCTGTGTTGAGGTTATATCGTGACCAACTTACAGCTGACATGAAGACTGCTATTAAAAATGCGGTTGCAGAGCTGCTTCCCATTCTTGTTTCACGACCACTGGAGTCAGATTTTACACCTGGAGAGCGAGTTGATGCAGATG GTTTTGGCGCATCACTTGCGAGCAAGTTGAGGAGCCTGTCATCTGAGAGCTTTATTCAACTTTTAAGTGCTATTTTTCTAATTGTAAGG GCACATCTAATGCGGGCTGCTGAAGTGAAGAAGGCCATTGAATGGATTATGTGCAACCTTGATGGTCACTATGCAGCCAATTCAGTTGCTGCAGCGATTGCAGTTGGTGCTGCGGCTGCAGAAACAGCTCAAGAGGGTGATGGTCAAGGTGGCTTGCTTATGCCATATTCACCCCATAGGGTTGCTACAAAGGCACTTTCAATTCAAGGGAAAGCTAATGATGCAACAAGTCCTTCAAACATCTCTAAGAATTTTAG AGCTGATGTGTTACGAGAAAACACAGAAGCTGTTGTTGCAGCATGTGATGCTGCTCATGGAAGATGGGCAAAACTACTCGGTGTTCGTGCTCTTCTTCATCCAAGGTTGAGATTGCAGGAGTTTTTGAGCATATATAACATCACCCAAGACTTTATAACAGCTACAGAGAAG ATAGGGGGAAGGCCGGGATTTAGCATCAGGGGAACAATACAGTCACAGGCCAAAGCCTTTATGGATTTTCAGCATGAATCTCGT ATGGCAAAAATTAAGGCAGTTCTTGACCAAGAAACTTGGGTGGAAGTGGATGTTCCTGATGAATTTCAGATCATTGTCACTTCACTATTTAGTTCTGAATCATTGGTTTCCCAGAACCTGGATGCTGTCCAAGATAATACGGAAACAAGTTACAATGAGGTGGCCACAAACAGTAATAGTTCACATGCAGCAGAAACGGAATCATCAGTTGCTGAACAGCAATCTAAAGGGGCGGATTCTAGTGAAACATCTGCGGATGTTACTGTAAAGGAGACACCAAAGTCTGATGGAACTGAGAAAAATAAGGCTGATGTTGCAAATTCTGTTGCTCAAAATAACCATAGCAATAAGGAGCGAGGAAAATCAACCTCTCAAAGCCTTTTCTACAAAGGTGTTGGTTTTCACATGGTAAACTG TGGCTTGATATTGATGAAGATGTTGTCAGAATACATTGATATGAACAACTTTTTCCCAACACTGTCCTCAGAAGTTGTTCATCGTATtgtagaaattttaaaatttttcaatACAAGAACGTGTCAGCTTGTTCTTGGTGCTGGTGCCATGCAG GTATCCGGTTTAAAGTCTATTACTTCTAAACACTTGGCCTTGGCAAGTCAAGTCATCAGTTTTACGTATGCTATTATTCCTG AAATCAGGcaaattctttttcaaaaaGTGCCAGAGACAAGAAAGGCATTGCTGCTATCAGAAATTGATCGAGTAGCTCAG GATTATAAGGTTCACAGAGATGAAATACACACCAAGCTAGTTCAAATCATGAGAGAAAGGTTATTGGTTCATCTACGCGGGTTGCCCCAAATTGTAGAGAGCTGGAATAGACCTGAAGAGGCTGATCCACAGCCTAGCCAGTT